One part of the Atribacterota bacterium genome encodes these proteins:
- a CDS encoding ABC transporter substrate-binding protein, translated as MSNKKECRDMWYIYKIKKLEYSIIFLTCLVSMLFMLMINTAVVLSGESLREVTVLLDWVPNTNHTGMYVALERGFYQEEGLLVNIIQPSEGGSAALIAAGQGEFGISYQEQVTFARTSEEPLPVVAIAAILQHNTSGFASPVEKGIKRPRDFEGKKYGGWGSPVEEATIKALMDIDRADFSKTEIVTIGAIDFFAAVQEYVDYTWIYYGWDGVASELKNFPINFIFLQDYAPELDFYTPVIIAREQLLATEPELVRKFLRATKKGYQFSIVNPELAVQDLLKYAPEIDCEIAIASQQYLAKEYQADAPYWGEMKAQRWGNYASWLYGRGLIDRMLEVESAFDNSFLPGEEK; from the coding sequence ATGAGTAATAAAAAGGAGTGTAGAGATATGTGGTATATTTACAAAATTAAAAAATTAGAATATTCCATTATTTTTCTTACCTGTCTGGTAAGTATGCTATTTATGCTAATGATTAATACAGCTGTTGTCTTATCAGGGGAGTCATTGAGAGAAGTTACTGTTTTATTAGATTGGGTTCCCAATACCAATCACACCGGAATGTATGTTGCTCTGGAAAGAGGCTTTTATCAGGAGGAAGGATTACTGGTAAATATTATTCAGCCCTCAGAGGGAGGTTCAGCTGCCTTAATTGCAGCCGGTCAGGGAGAATTTGGTATCAGTTATCAAGAACAGGTTACCTTTGCTCGCACCTCTGAAGAACCATTACCAGTAGTTGCTATTGCTGCTATTCTTCAGCATAATACATCCGGTTTTGCTTCTCCGGTGGAAAAGGGAATTAAGCGTCCCCGTGATTTTGAGGGTAAGAAATATGGTGGCTGGGGTTCTCCTGTTGAGGAAGCAACAATTAAGGCCTTAATGGATATTGATAGGGCTGATTTTAGTAAAACGGAAATAGTAACTATCGGTGCTATTGACTTTTTTGCCGCGGTTCAGGAATATGTAGATTATACCTGGATTTACTACGGGTGGGATGGAGTAGCTTCAGAGCTTAAAAATTTTCCCATTAACTTTATCTTTTTACAGGATTATGCTCCAGAATTGGATTTTTATACACCAGTAATAATTGCTCGAGAACAACTATTGGCAACGGAGCCGGAATTAGTGCGCAAGTTTTTAAGGGCTACTAAAAAAGGTTATCAATTCTCTATAGTAAATCCGGAGTTAGCCGTTCAGGATTTGCTAAAATATGCACCGGAAATTGACTGTGAAATAGCTATTGCCAGTCAGCAGTATTTAGCAAAAGAGTATCAGGCTGATGCCCCCTACTGGGGTGAGATGAAGGCACAACGCTGGGGAAATTATGCCAGTTGGCTGTACGGAAGAGGTCTTATAGACAGAATGCTTGAGGTAGAGTCAGCTTTTGATAATTCTTTTTTACCGGGAGAGGAGAAATAA
- a CDS encoding thiamine-binding protein has product MAKITLGLQVLPYVAEERLYQVIDEVISYIASCGIKYEVGAMETTLEGELDELLEIVKKAQKICIEQGAIRVISLVKIDYKKTGVSIDEKVGKYRR; this is encoded by the coding sequence ATGGCTAAAATTACTCTTGGATTACAGGTATTACCATATGTTGCAGAAGAAAGACTTTACCAGGTAATAGATGAAGTAATTTCCTACATTGCTTCCTGTGGTATTAAGTATGAAGTTGGTGCCATGGAGACTACCTTGGAAGGAGAACTTGATGAATTACTGGAGATAGTCAAGAAAGCTCAAAAAATATGTATAGAACAGGGAGCAATAAGGGTCATATCACTGGTAAAAATTGATTATAAAAAGACAGGTGTGTCCATTGATGAAAAGGTTGGGAAATATAGGAGATAA
- a CDS encoding ABC transporter permease yields MKRLGNIGDKTIPLFFLALLVSLWQLIVDGGIIARYILPSPWDVVMVCIKILPDIKEHIYTTLQEALTGLVVAIVISVILAVLMDNFTLIRKAVQPLLVISQTIPIMVLAPLFAMWFGFGILPKIMVVILVCFFPIVVSLLEGLNSLDQDLLNLMKSMKANRWQIFYLAKFPSSLSSFFSGLKIAATYSIIGAVIGEWMGGKSGLGVYMTRVRQSFALDKVFASILIIIILSMILFKIIELIQFLVMPWRRAMNK; encoded by the coding sequence ATGAAAAGGTTGGGAAATATAGGAGATAAAACAATCCCCTTATTTTTTTTAGCTCTTTTAGTATCTCTCTGGCAGCTAATTGTTGATGGGGGGATTATTGCTCGTTATATCTTGCCTTCACCCTGGGATGTTGTAATGGTATGTATTAAGATTCTACCAGATATAAAGGAGCATATTTATACAACCCTGCAAGAAGCGTTAACTGGATTGGTTGTCGCAATTGTTATTTCGGTAATCCTGGCAGTATTAATGGATAATTTCACTCTCATCAGGAAAGCTGTACAACCATTACTGGTAATATCCCAAACAATCCCTATTATGGTTCTGGCTCCCCTTTTTGCTATGTGGTTTGGATTTGGTATACTTCCCAAAATCATGGTAGTAATACTGGTCTGTTTTTTCCCTATTGTGGTCAGTCTACTAGAAGGACTAAACTCTTTGGATCAGGATTTATTAAATTTAATGAAATCAATGAAGGCAAATCGCTGGCAAATTTTTTATTTAGCCAAGTTCCCATCATCTTTAAGCAGTTTTTTTTCTGGTCTTAAAATTGCTGCCACTTATAGTATCATCGGTGCGGTAATAGGAGAATGGATGGGAGGTAAATCAGGATTGGGTGTTTATATGACCCGGGTGAGGCAATCCTTTGCTCTGGATAAAGTTTTTGCCAGTATTCTGATTATCATAATCTTAAGTATGATTCTATTTAAGATAATTGAACTGATTCAATTTCTGGTAATGCCCTGGAGAAGGGCAATGAATAAATGA